The following is a genomic window from Nitrospirota bacterium.
TCTTTGTGTCTATTCGTTGTTTTTGTCATTGGCGGGGCAATAACTGCCAGTATGAGACATAGAACTGTTCGCTTATTATTCTCATGATGCCCGATAGCCCCATAAGATGGATTATTGCCGCTCCTATCCTGTTGCTCGGCCTTGTCGGGCACGTGCTCACGTTAGCGGTCTGCGTCTCAATAATTCGTCAGTGCCTCACCCGTAAGACTTTTCGTCCAACATCCGGGTTGCCTTTGGTCGGTCCGCTGTTCTTTGCCTTGTCATACGTGGTAATTAGGTCGTCAATGGTCTTATGGCTTGCGGCACTGCTCCTGGTGCTAGAGCTGCTATTGGGGGGCATAACCGGCCTCGTCATACGAATAAGCGGGGCTGAACCTAAGAAGAAAGACTCTGTTTAGAACCCTTTGAACATCACACTGTTAACTAATAAGACTTTCCTGCCAGCTACGGCTAGCTCCACAGCGCAAGGATATCAACGGTTCTTGTTCAGTTTGCGGTGATCGGGATGCAGGAAGGGTCAGCGGCAATCATGTCTTCTATGACTGACATCGCTTCTTTTACATATGAATCGTCAGAGACCGTTTTGAGAAAGTCCTGCCTTTTTTCTTCAGGCGTCCTGGCTTCGTTGTCCGGCTTAGGCCGGCTTAAGGGTGTTTTGATATCTTTTTCTTTCTGTCTGCGAGATTCCTCTATTTCTCTGCGCACGTCTTCTATATTCAATGACCTGACTGTATTTTTTTTCTTTTCTGCAAGTCGTGTGGTCTCTTTTTCCATGTCGTTAAATTGCTGGCTCGATTTCACCCTTGTGCGGCTTTTCTCCCGCAGGGCAGACATGGCAGGCCTGCATTTTGGCCATGGTGTATAGGCAGCAGGCTTGACAGAGTCCCACGGTAAGGCAAAGTCAAGATATTGCTCTCCGGTCCTGAGGCCGCTTATTACGTCTGGCAGTACGATGTCAGGCACTACTCCGCGATATTGCGTGGAGTCGCCGTTTACGCGATAGAACTTCTGGATCGTAAGTCTGAGTGCGCCGAGAGGTTTGTATGCTTCCATGTTCTGGAACGGGATCTTATTGTCAAGGTCGATGATTGTCTGGACGGTTCCCTTGCCGTGAGTATGCTCTCCGCCCATAATAACGGCGCGGCCATAGTTTTGAAGTGCGCCGGCCAATATTTCAGAGGCAGAAGCACTGATCGTATTGACCAGTATTACCAACGGTCCGTCATAGACAATCTCCGGCTGGTCGTCTGACAAGGCTGTTATCCGGTCATTACCGCTCTTGACCTGCACAACAGGACCGGTTTCGATGAAGAGCCCGGCTATTTTTACTGCGTCCGTCAGCGCGCCGCCCCCGTTATTTCTGAGGTCTATGATAAGCCCTTTAATATTTTGAGCCTTGAGATTGGCGAGCTCAGCACTGACATCGTCCGTTACATTGCGTACTTTACCGCCGCTGCCAGATCCTTCGAAATCACGGTAAAAGGAAGGGATTTTGAGATAACCGAATGTATCGCCCTTTTCGTTGTTCTTAATGACAGCACTTTTTGCAAAGGTTTCCTCAATCTGGATAACATCGCGAACAATCGATATGGTCAGCATCTTATCATCAGGTTTTTTGATCGTGAGCCTGACTTCAGTCCCTTTTTTCCCCCGGATCAGCTTGACAGCATCCTGTACCCTCATGCCGCTGATGGGGACAGACTCGTTGGCCCCTTCAGCGACTTTAAGGATAATATCTTCAGCCTGAAGCTGCCCTTGTCTTGACGCAGGGCTTCCGGCGATAATGGCTACGACTTTTATCTGGCCTTCGTCCTCCTTAAGCGTTGCGCCAATCCCTTCAAGAGAGCCCCGCATGCTGATATCGAAATCCTCCTTATTCGTGGGAGGCATATAGTCTGTATGCGGATCGAATGCATGAGCCACAGCATTTAATAAACGCTCGTAGTGTTCATTTTCTTTTTCGCGGATTATTCGTGAAAAAAATTGATCATACGCCTTCAGGACCTTGTCACGGGCGGTATTTCTGAGGTCTTTATCCTCAGTCGGCTTTTTGTCCGTCTGACCGTCGCGGGACTTCTGAGCCTTCCCTGCAATAGAGGCGGTCTCCTCAGTCTGGGTCAAATATTGGAGCAACACTTCGTATTTCAGTGTTTTTCTCCAGCGTTCCCGCAATTCCAGGTCGTCTTTGCAGTATGCGAGTTTCTCGACATCGGTTTCAATAAACTCCCTGGTCGAAAAATCGAAATCACCTGAAAGTATTTCCTTGACGATCCCGTATACAGTCGCTGCCCTGGCAGAGAGGATTGCCGCACCTCTTAGCGGAAGTTCAAGATTGCCTGAGTTCATTTCATCGTCGATGAGCTTTGAATATTTCCCCAGGTTGGCAACATCTTCTGTCAGCAGGATCCGTTTCTGATAGTCGAGTTGTTTGAGATAAAGGCCGAAAGCCTCCTCTGAGGTTTTGTCGTCAATTTTCTTATGAGAGAAGTGGCTTGTTTCAAGGCTGTCGCGAATGAGAAAAGTCAGAAGTTTAGCCCTATTGGCCTCATAATGAACCGGGTGCTGGGGGTCCTGGGCATATCCGGAGCCGCAGAGCAGTAAAGACAGGAGCAGAAATACAAGACAGGATCGCAAGAAATGCCTGCCTGAGTTGGGCAGATATGAAAACGGCGAACGAATGCGTGGACAGGGGCAAAACCTGGACCTGAAAAATCTCATGCTTTTATCATACTCCGCAGGTTTTATTTTGAGCAACAGCGACATGATAACGGTGCAACAATATGAAGGAATAAGGTAGAATTAATTGCCTGTATGTGAGACAGGCTTGAGCCTTGCAGCAGACGAAGGGACATAATACATGACTGACGAAACCCCAAGACCATCTGATTTTATTCGTGAAATTGTCAGCGAAGACCGGAAGTCCGGCAAGCATGAAAAGCGGGTCCATACGCGATTCCCGCCAGAGCCCAACGGGTATCTGCATATGGGGCATGCAAAGTCCATCTGCCTGAACTTCGGCATTGCGCAGGAGTTCGGGGGCAGATGCAATCTCCGCTTTGACGACACCAACCCCGAGAAGGAAGAGCAGGAATACGTGAATTCCATCATCGACTCGGTCAAGTGGCTCGGTTTCGATTTCGGTCCCGAGCCTTTCTATGCCAGCGACTACTTTGATTTTATGTATAGAAGCGCTGAATACCTGATCACGGCGGGCCATGCCTATGTTGACAGCCAGACGGCCGATGCAATGAGAGAAAGCAGGGGAACGCTGACATCTCCCGGAAAGAACTCTCCGTTTCGGCAGCGCACTGTTGAGGAGAACCTTTGTCTGTTCCGCGAAATGCGCGAAGGCAGACACCCTGACGGCTCTTTGGTGGTGCGCGCAAAGATTGATATGAGTTCGCCGAATATCAACATGCGTGACCCGGCGATCTATCGTATCAAGCGTGCCGAACACCATCGGACTGGCAACATGTGGTGTATTTACCCGATGTACACGTATGCCCATCCTATTGAAGATGCCATAGAGAACATTACCCACTCGATCTGCACGCTTGAGTTTGAAGACCAGCGGCCTTTTTACGACTGGCTCCTTGAGCGGCTTGCCGAGGGTGGACTGCTGAAGCGGCCACTGCCTCAGCAGATAGAATTTGCACGTCTGAATCTCAGCTATACCGTGTTGAGCAAGAGGAAGCTTGTTCAACTGGTCAATGAGGGCCATGTGAAGGGATGGGATGATCCGCGGATGCCGACTATTGCCGGCATCAGAAGGAGAGGCTATACGCCGGAGTCGATCAGAAATTTCTGTGAGCGCATAGGCGTTGCCAAGAGGGACAGCGTGGTGGACCTCGGGCTCCTGGAGTTCTGCATCCGTGAAGACCTGAATAAGCGGGCTCCCCGTGTTATGGCGGTGCTGCGTCCGCTTAAGGTCGTTATTACGAACTATCCTGAGGCGCAGGAAGAGGAACTCGATGCCATTAACAACCCCGAGGACCCGAATGCAGGAACTCGGAAAGTGCCCTTCTCCCGTGAGCTCTACATTGAACAGGATGATTTCCGCGAGGACCCGCCCAAGCAGTTTTTCCGCCTTGCGCCGGGTCGGGAAGTAAGGCTTCGGTATGCCTATTTTATTACCTGTGAAAAGGTTATCAGGGACGAAAAGACGGGTGAAGTGATTGAACTGCACTGCTCGTATGACTCTGCAACGCGCGGCGGGGATGCGCCTGATAACAGAAAAGTGAAGGCAACCCTGCACTGGGTGTCGGCAAGGCATGCAGTCAGAGCGGAGGTCAGGCTTTATAACACCCTTTTTACCAAGCCTGAGCCGGGCAGTGAGAGTAATGACTTTTTGACCGACCTAAATGCGGATTCCCTTGAGGTGCTCGACACCTGTTTTATTGAACCGGGCATTGCGGGTGCTGCTCCCGGAAGCAGATACCAGTTCGAGAGAATGGGCTATTTCTGCGTTGACGGTGATTCCACAGGAGATGCCCTGATATTTAACAGGACCGTGACGCTGAAAGATACGTGGGCAAAGATCGAGAAGGCCAAAAAATAAAAATGCAGGAAGTCAGGTTCATGAGTTCGCTATTGCGCAACTTTTATCATTTTTCGTGTATTATGAGGCTATAACATAATGAGCTATATTGCTGTCATAGGTGCAGGAAGTTGGGGAACAACGCTTGCAAGTCTGCTCGTGGAGAAGGGATATGATGTTTCTTTATGGGCGCGGGAGCAGGACGTTGCCGATGAGATCAATGAAAAAAGCAGAAACAGCGTCTATCTCCCTGAGGTGCCTCTGCCTGCCGCTCTTAAGGCAACGAGCAGCATTGAAGAGGCACTCAAGACGGCGCGCTATGTCCTCAACGTAGTCCCTACACAGTTTACCCGGGCTGTTTTCAGGGAAGCGGTTGCCTGTTTGCGAAGTGATGCGGTTATTATCAGTGCATCCAAGGGGATTGAGCAGGGAACTCTTTTTACGGTATCGGATATCCTGCATGAGGTAACCGGGAAACCGGTGGCAGCTCTTTCAGGACCGAGTTTCGCGAAAGAGGTGATCAGGAAGCTTCCCACTGCCGTTACTCTTGCGGCAGCAGATATTAACACCGGACTCCTCCTGCAAGAAATCTTTAACTCCGGATATTTCCGCGTCTATACACATACTGATGTGATCGGCGTGGAGGTTGGCGGTGCCTTGAAGAATGTTGTTGCGATCGCCTCAGGAATATGCGACGGCCTCGGCCTTGGCCACAGCGCTCGCGCTGCCCTGATAACTCGTGGTCTTGTAGAGATATCGCGGCTTGGCAAGGCAATGGACGCAGACCCGACCACCTTTTCAGGGTTGAGCGGTCTCGGTGATCTGGTGCTTACCTGTACGGGCCCTCTTTCGAGGAACTATACGGTGGGCGTTAATCTCGGCAAGGGCATGAAGCTCAAAGAAATCCTGTCTTCCTCAAGGAGTGTTGCAGAAGGCGTTGCCACATCCCTCTCTGCCTTTGAACTTGGGCAGAAAATGGGCGTTGAAATGCCTATCATTGATCAGGTCTATGAGGTGCTTTATCAGGACAGAGACCCTGAAACTGCCGTGCTCAGCCTCATGAACCGTGCGCTTAAATCCGAGTTCTGAATCATTATTTGCTCCCGCCTTACATCACAGACCTCCCCTGAACGCTCATTTATTTTTTGCCTGTCTGATTTTGTGATACTATTTATCATGAGGTGAGGGCAGGTAATCTCTCACAAATATTAATCTATAGAACCGGAGGGTTGTCCACGTGTTTAAAGAATTCAAGGAATTTGCCGTAAAAGGAAATGTGGTTGACATGGCGGTTGGTGTTATCATCGGCGCAGCCTTTACTTCGATCGTTAATTCGCTTGTCAACGATATCATTATGCCGCCCGTCGGCCTTATTCTCGGCAAGGTCGATTTTACAAACCTGTATCTTGTATTCAGGGACGGCAAGATCCCGGCCCCATACAGTTCTCTTGCTGATGCCAAGGCTGCAGGCGCCGTGACCCTCAACTATGGCATCTTTATTAATGCCATCATCAGTTTTCTTATTGTGGCCTTTGCCGTATTCCTCCTGGTCCGTACAATCAATCGTCTGAAGAGACAGTCTGAGGAGCCGCCAGTAGTGCCGGTGACCAAAGAATGTCCGTTCTGCCTCTCCGTGATCCCGATAAAAGCGGTTCGCTGTGCTCACTGTACAACTGAACTGAAGTAGGAGGGCTTTGCACTATGGTGCCAAGGCAAGCGATCAACGCGATGACATCAAGACTGAATCAGAAGAAGACGGTGAAGGGCATCGCAGTTTTTCTCGTGGTTTTTTCGATCGCGGGGTTTCTGATCCTGCCTCCTATCGTTAAATCAGTCCTCCTGAAGCAGCTCTCGGAAAAACTCCATCGTCAGGTCTCGATCCAGGCGGTGCGGATAAATCCGTTCATGCTCTCTGTTACCGTGAGGGGGCTTGAGATAAAGGAGCCGAAATCCCAAACGCCCTTTGTCTCCTTTGATGAGCTCTATCTGAACCTGCAGACCATGTCCATGTTCCGGCGGGGCATAATTGCCAAAGAGATAAAGCTGGTGAATCCTTACCTGCAGATTGTCCGCAATGAAGACCTCTCCTACAACTTCTCCGATCTGCTTCAGATGGCAGATCAGAAGCCTGCAGACAAGGGCGGTCCTGGCAGCAGGCAGCGGTCGCTCCGCTTTTCGCTGAATAACATACAGGTGATCAATGCCAGGATCGATTTTCTGGATGGACCAAAGCATACAAAACATGAGGTTCGCGGCGCCGTGCTGACCGTTCCCTTTGTTTCGAATCTGCCCTATTATCTGGAATCCTATGTGCAGCCTGCCTTCTCGGCAAAGGTCAATGGCAATTCAGTAAGTTTCAGGGGAAATACCAAGCCTTTTGTCGACTCACATGAGACAAACATTGATCTTGACCTGAAGGATCTCAACCTCCCCTATTATCTGGCGTATTCTCCCGTCCCGCTCGACTTCACGCTGGTCTCCGGGCTTCTGGATGTTCAGACAAGTCTGACGTATGCGCAGTTTAAAGACAAGGAGCCGACACTGTCCTTAAAAGGCAGCACATCACTGAAAATATTCAAGATTGATGACAAGGCAGGCAACCCGTTGATCTATCTGCCCCGGCTCGATATCTCCATCAGTTCGTCAGATTTAATGGCCAGGAATATACATTTTGCGAAGATAGTGCTTGAGTCTCCAGAGATCAATGTCAGTCGAGACAGAGCAGGCAAGTTGAATCTTCTCGCGCTGATGGCATTTACGGGAGAGAAGGCTCAGGGGAAGGTGGCGGCTGAGGATAAGGGCAAGGCTAAGGCTAAGGCCGAGTCCGGGAAGGAGACAAAAGCAGAAGAGAAGAAATCCCTGCCTGTTATCGATGCTGATGAGATAATCCTTGCAAACGGAAAGGTGATTGTTGCAGATGCCTCTGAGGGCAGGATCTTTCGAACCAGTCTTCACAATATCCAGGCAAAAATCGGCCACTTCAGCACCGTAAAAGATAAGAAGGCCGAGGCCGAGGCATCATTGCAGACAGATTCTCAGGAGGAGTTCAGACTTACGGGCAATTTTTCTGTTGAACCACTATCAGGGGAAGGAACGGTTGAGGTCAAGCAGGTGGTGCTCAAAAAGTATGCGCCTTATTACGGAAAATTCGTGCTTTTTTCGATAGAGGACGGCAGATTTGATTTCATGACAAAATATTCCTTTCTTATGACCGGCAATGAGCCTGATCTGAAAGTTTCTGATCTCACGGCGAACGTCACAGCACTGAGACTCAGAAAGCATGGAGAGAAGGAGGATTTTCTGAACTTCCCGGCGCTGTCTGTCAAAGAGACGTCTGCTGACCTCGGCAAGCGGGAGATCGTTGTTGGTGATATCTCTGCGCAGAAGGGGATGATTGTCGTGAAGCGTAGTCAGGACAGTATCCTTAATCTTCAGACATTGTTTGCCCCGGCAGCAACTCCTGCAGCGCGGGCTGACGCCGAGCCTCTGCAGCCGAAGCAGAAGGTCGCTGTAAATCCCTGGACCGTTACGGCAAAGAAGATATCCCTCGACCGCCATACAATAATGGCCGAAGACCTGGTCCCTTCCGAGCCGGTCAGTATGCTATTTGATCAGATTCATTTCAGGGGCGAGAATATCTCCACTGAAAAAAATACAAAAGGCAAGGTATCGCTTTCTCTCCAGATCGAAAAGAAAGGCTCTCTCAAGATGAGCGGCGCTGTCGGCCTTGACCCCGTTTCTGCGCAACTGAAGGTGGTCTCGCAGAACGTTCCAATTATGCCGGCTGTTCCCTATTTCGCAGACAGGATAAAGATCATTGTCTTTGACGGAAGTATTTCATCAGAGGGAACACTTTCCGCGAGGTACAGCAGGGATACCGGGCCGACCGCCTCATATAAAGGCACAGCCTCCCTCAGCAATTTTGCCTCTGTCGACAAGGTCAATGCAGAAGATTTTCTGAAATGCAGCTCCCTGTATGTTGACTCGATGGATGTCACGTACAATCCGCTTGTGGTAAAGATCGGCGAGGTGTCGCTCTCCGATTTTTATGCCCGGACTATCATCAATGCAGACGGTTCGATCAACCTGCAGAACATTATAGAGAAGGGTGAGGGTGAGAAAGAAGCGGCTGCGACCAAGGTTGAGGATAAAGCGGCGGCTGAAAAAGAACAGGGACAGGTAAAAACAGAGGCCAAAAATCAGGCAAAGAATGGCAACGGTGTGAGTACCGCAACAGATGCAGCCGGGAAGATCATAACGATCGAGAAGATTACGCTTCAGGGCGGGACCGTGAATTTTTCTGACCGGTTCATCAAGCCGAATTTTAACACCAATATGCTTGAGATAGGCGGGAGGATCACCGGGCTCAGCTCTGAGGAGACGAAGATGGCTGTAGTCGAGATGCGGGGCAAGCTCGACAACTATGCCCCTCTTGAAATCACCGGCAAGGTCAACCCTTTGAGGGACGACCTGTTCATCGATCTGAATATCAGCTTCAAAGATATGGACCTGAGCCAGATCACTCCTTATTCAGGGAGATATCTCGGGTATGTGATCGAGAAAGGCAAACTTAGTCTTAATCTTCATTACCTGATAGAGAAGAAGAAGCTTGATTCCCAGAATAAGATCCTTCTTGATCAGTTCACGCTCGGCAGCCAGGTGGAAAGCCCTGATGCAACAAAACTGCCTGTCAGGCTCGCTATCGCACTTTTGAAGAACCGGCGCGGAGAGATCGATCTTGATATCCCTGTCAGCGGGCAGATCGATGACCCAAAATTCAGCATCGGCAGGATCATCATCAAGATCCTTCTGAATCTCCTGGTAAAGGCAGCTACCTCTCCTTTTGCCCTGCTCGGCTCGCTCATTGGCGGCGGCGAAGAATTGAGCTACCTCGAGTTCGACCCCGGGCTTTCGCATCTGAACGAAGCCGGTCTGAAGAAGGTGGATACCCTGGTCAAGGCTCTCCATGACCGTCCTTCACTGAAGATCGAAATAGCGGGACATGCTGATATGGATAAGGACAGGGAAGGGATGAAGCGGGTTCTGTTTAACCGAAAAGTGAAGGCCCAGAAACTGAAAGATGCGGTGCAGCAATCCAAAGCGGCAGTGCCTGTTGACGACGTGAAAATAGAGCCGGCTGAATATGCGAAATATCTGAAGCTGGCGTATAAGGATGAGAAGTTCCCCAAGCCGAGGAATGTTATCGGCATGGCCAAGGACCTGCCGGTATCTGAGATGGAAAAGCTGATGCTTACCCATATTGAGGTGAAGGACGACGATCTCAGGACTCTTGCCTCACAAAGGGCGCTTGCGGTTAAAGACCTGCTCCTGAGATCGAAGCTTGTTGAGCAGGAGAGGATATTCCTGGTCGTACCGAAGACGCTTCAGCCCCAGAAGAAGGAAAAGGTCAGGGAGAGCCGGGTTGATTTTACCTTGAAATGAGTTTTCTGATTTTGTTTCCATCACATGCTGCGGGACAGATTCCATATAATAATCCGGCTGTTAAGGTGAATGACTGCAAAGTCAGTCCTCAGACAACAATATCGATATGAATGCCCCTGTTTTGGGAAATATTGCCCTGCACTGTAAAAGCTGTTCTGAACCAGGCAACAAGTCTGTGGTCCCAGTTCCTCATCCTCGGCAGATCATACGTCAGATTGTCCGACTGAGCCTTTGAAGGATCATTTCCTGCTCTGTCCTCTTTTGCCGAACTGCTGATATCTATAGAATCAGTCGTCTTTCTTCTGGTTAGGCCCGCTGTCCGTTCATTGATCTTGACGACAAGTGATCTGGCTGCAGGGTCCTGCCGTGCCTGTTCCGGATTTTCCACAGGCACGGGAAGGGCTTCAACAGGGAAGTCCTGCCGCAGATAGGGATTAGATAGGGCATTAATGTCCATGAGCGTTGAAGGTTAGATATAGTTTACTCTTCGATGACATTCTTGCAAAGTACATTCATCAGAGGGCCGGGCTCTTGCTCCCCAACAGGCTGAAAGCCGTCCCCGGCCTCATGGGTTGCTACTATGGATCCTCTTCTTTGTCTGCTGCCGCTGCTTCATCGTCCATCTCAGTCAGAACTTTTTTTACTTCATCCTCTGCTGTTCTGAGCTTGTTCTTACAGAATGTAAGGATCTGTGACGCACGCTTTATCTTTTCCGCGAGGATATCAATATCCACCTCTTCTGATTCTATTTCTTTGACGATCTTCTCAAGCTCCTTCAAAGCCTGGGAGTAAGTCAGTTCTTTGCTCTTTGGCACTTTTCGTAACCTCCTTGCCGGACTGCACTATGCTGGTGACTGTCCCGTTTTGCAATTGCGTCTCTATAGCTACGCCGTTTTTCAGCAACGCGGCATCCCTGAGTATTTTCCCCCTGAGTGTGGTTATGCTGTAGCCCCGCCTGAGAACATGAGCAGGATCAAGATGACGTATGGCCTGTTCTGCCCGGCTGAGCCTGTTCTGTTCGTTCTGCATGCGCTGCTGCATAGAGCCCTGTACCTCGCGCTGCAGAATGAACAGCCTGTTTCTGTGGACCGTGGTCAGTCTGATTGGCACAAACGAAAGTCTCTGTGCAAACGAAGTCAGTTTCTGTTTTTCCTCTCTCAGCAGCAGCTCAGAAGAGGCTATAATCCTGCTTTCGAGTTCAAGAACATTTTCCTCAAAGCTCCGAATGCCTGATATCAGAAATTCAGCCACAGCGGTCGGTGTTTTCAACTTTGTATGTGCCGCGATATCAACGACCGTATCATCTTTTTCATGGCCTATGCCGGTAATAACAGGCAGGGGAAAGCCTGCCACCTCGGCCGCAAGGGGATAACCGTCAAAGCAGTTCAGGTCTGTGACCGATCCTCCGCCGCGGATGATCACCGCAAGATCAAATGCGCTCTTCTGTTTCCGAATCGAGGACAATGCCTTGATGATGGAGCCTTCTGCCTCCTGTCCCTGCATCAGAGCCGGGAAGAGGGTATGGAAAAAGCGGTACCCGTAAGGGTTATTGTCGAGGTGGTTGAAAAAATCCTGATACCCCGCAGCAGTCGGCGATGAAATGACCGCTATTCGCTGGGGCACAAGCGGCAGAACATGGGCTTTGTTGCGATCAATAATGCCCTCTTTTCTGAGGCGGGCGATTACCTCTTTTTTCTTCCGCGCCATCTCCCCCATGGTATAGGTGGGGTCAATATCCTTGACGTTAAGGCTCAGGCCATAGACCTCATGGAATAATATTGACGCAAGGAACAGGATTTTCATGCCCTGCTTCAGCGGCTCATTTGCTGCTTTCTGAAACCGGTTGCTGATGGAACGGTATTCGTAGGCCCAGATATTGGCCTTGATCTGGGCTACGGCAGCATTGCCCTCTTTTTCAACAAGGTCAAGGTAACAGTGGCCCCTCTGGTTCAGTTTGAGGTCGGCGATCTCAGCAACTACCCAATACTGATCAGGCAGTGTATCGGCAATTGCGGATTTAATGAGGCCATTCAGCTGTAAGAGACTGAGCGCCGGTCTTTCAGAAGAGATCTCTTGCATAGTGTTATTCTCTGATTATACACCAACCGGAAAGCCCCTTCCTTATTATCCGGGGCCATGATAGGATGAAATATAAGGAGACGTATCATGATAAACAGAAGGGAGTTCATGATCGGTGCCTCAGGCATGATGCTTTCCATGGTGACGGACGAAAAACAGCAGACTGCCCTCATGAAGGAATCGTCTCATACTATGCTTCAACCTCATACAAGGGTATCGATCGTAAAGACCACTGACCGCGCTGCTGGAGTGAAGCGGTCTCTTGAGCTCCTTGACATCAATCCTGTAAGGGGCAAAGAGGTCTTGCTCAAGCCAAACTTCAACAGTGCCGATGCCTTCCCCGGCTCAACGCATAATGACACGCTGCTAAATCTGATCAGACATCTTAAGGTCATGGGGGCAAAGTCCATAACGATTGGTGAGCGGTGCGGCCCCGGGTCTACGGCAAAGGTGTTGAAGGGAAAGGGAATCTATGCTCTTTGTGAAAAGGAGAACGTCAGGATAATCAACTTCGAGGAACTGCCTGCGAGCCAGTGGGTGCGGGTGAGGCCGGCGAAGAGCCATTGGAATGACGGATTTGATGTCGCAAAGCCTGTAGTAGATTCGGAATGTGTTGTATCCACCTGCTGCCTGAAGACGCACGGGTACGGCGGCGTCTTTACCATGTCCCTGAAACTTTCTGTCGGCGTAACGCACAAGGAGAATATGTCAGAGCTCCATGCATCGTTCA
Proteins encoded in this region:
- a CDS encoding DUF748 domain-containing protein codes for the protein MVPRQAINAMTSRLNQKKTVKGIAVFLVVFSIAGFLILPPIVKSVLLKQLSEKLHRQVSIQAVRINPFMLSVTVRGLEIKEPKSQTPFVSFDELYLNLQTMSMFRRGIIAKEIKLVNPYLQIVRNEDLSYNFSDLLQMADQKPADKGGPGSRQRSLRFSLNNIQVINARIDFLDGPKHTKHEVRGAVLTVPFVSNLPYYLESYVQPAFSAKVNGNSVSFRGNTKPFVDSHETNIDLDLKDLNLPYYLAYSPVPLDFTLVSGLLDVQTSLTYAQFKDKEPTLSLKGSTSLKIFKIDDKAGNPLIYLPRLDISISSSDLMARNIHFAKIVLESPEINVSRDRAGKLNLLALMAFTGEKAQGKVAAEDKGKAKAKAESGKETKAEEKKSLPVIDADEIILANGKVIVADASEGRIFRTSLHNIQAKIGHFSTVKDKKAEAEASLQTDSQEEFRLTGNFSVEPLSGEGTVEVKQVVLKKYAPYYGKFVLFSIEDGRFDFMTKYSFLMTGNEPDLKVSDLTANVTALRLRKHGEKEDFLNFPALSVKETSADLGKREIVVGDISAQKGMIVVKRSQDSILNLQTLFAPAATPAARADAEPLQPKQKVAVNPWTVTAKKISLDRHTIMAEDLVPSEPVSMLFDQIHFRGENISTEKNTKGKVSLSLQIEKKGSLKMSGAVGLDPVSAQLKVVSQNVPIMPAVPYFADRIKIIVFDGSISSEGTLSARYSRDTGPTASYKGTASLSNFASVDKVNAEDFLKCSSLYVDSMDVTYNPLVVKIGEVSLSDFYARTIINADGSINLQNIIEKGEGEKEAAATKVEDKAAAEKEQGQVKTEAKNQAKNGNGVSTATDAAGKIITIEKITLQGGTVNFSDRFIKPNFNTNMLEIGGRITGLSSEETKMAVVEMRGKLDNYAPLEITGKVNPLRDDLFIDLNISFKDMDLSQITPYSGRYLGYVIEKGKLSLNLHYLIEKKKLDSQNKILLDQFTLGSQVESPDATKLPVRLAIALLKNRRGEIDLDIPVSGQIDDPKFSIGRIIIKILLNLLVKAATSPFALLGSLIGGGEELSYLEFDPGLSHLNEAGLKKVDTLVKALHDRPSLKIEIAGHADMDKDREGMKRVLFNRKVKAQKLKDAVQQSKAAVPVDDVKIEPAEYAKYLKLAYKDEKFPKPRNVIGMAKDLPVSEMEKLMLTHIEVKDDDLRTLASQRALAVKDLLLRSKLVEQERIFLVVPKTLQPQKKEKVRESRVDFTLK
- the xseB gene encoding exodeoxyribonuclease VII small subunit; translation: MPKSKELTYSQALKELEKIVKEIESEEVDIDILAEKIKRASQILTFCKNKLRTAEDEVKKVLTEMDDEAAAADKEEDP
- the xseA gene encoding exodeoxyribonuclease VII large subunit → MQEISSERPALSLLQLNGLIKSAIADTLPDQYWVVAEIADLKLNQRGHCYLDLVEKEGNAAVAQIKANIWAYEYRSISNRFQKAANEPLKQGMKILFLASILFHEVYGLSLNVKDIDPTYTMGEMARKKKEVIARLRKEGIIDRNKAHVLPLVPQRIAVISSPTAAGYQDFFNHLDNNPYGYRFFHTLFPALMQGQEAEGSIIKALSSIRKQKSAFDLAVIIRGGGSVTDLNCFDGYPLAAEVAGFPLPVITGIGHEKDDTVVDIAAHTKLKTPTAVAEFLISGIRSFEENVLELESRIIASSELLLREEKQKLTSFAQRLSFVPIRLTTVHRNRLFILQREVQGSMQQRMQNEQNRLSRAEQAIRHLDPAHVLRRGYSITTLRGKILRDAALLKNGVAIETQLQNGTVTSIVQSGKEVTKSAKEQRTDLLPGFEGA
- a CDS encoding DUF362 domain-containing protein — encoded protein: MINRREFMIGASGMMLSMVTDEKQQTALMKESSHTMLQPHTRVSIVKTTDRAAGVKRSLELLDINPVRGKEVLLKPNFNSADAFPGSTHNDTLLNLIRHLKVMGAKSITIGERCGPGSTAKVLKGKGIYALCEKENVRIINFEELPASQWVRVRPAKSHWNDGFDVAKPVVDSECVVSTCCLKTHGYGGVFTMSLKLSVGVTHKENMSELHASFKSMRKMIAEINQAYKPSLIVLDAMEAFVDGGPSSGERKRADLIIAGTDRIAIDAVGLAVLKDLGSNDSIMKKNIFEQEQIARAVELGLGVRRPDDIEFVTDNDMSRTSAEKLKGILLRG